In the genome of Pseudobacteriovorax antillogorgiicola, the window AACTTAGAGATCGAGGTATCTTCAAACAAGGACTTTGCATAGATCGGAACCGCCTGGTTCAAGACCTCTGTCATTCCCGATTTGATAAAGTATTTACCAGTATCAAAGTATTCTTGGCCAAAGTTCAAGATCAGATCGCCATTATCGGGATTAACACTGACATCCAACCCAGAGTTCCGAAAGCTTTCCGCAATCTTTTTTGCTACTTCCTTGCGACGATTCGCCTTTGCTTCGGCAGCTTTGAGAGCCTTTGCCATTTCAACAGCTTCAGCCTGCCTCTCTTGCAAAGCTTCTTTCAGCTTACCTTGCTCATTTTTTGCTGAAGCCAGACTTTTCGATAGATTCGCATTTTGCGATGCGAGGCTTCTCTGCTTGTCCCTCAGCTCCGTCATTTTCTGGTCCCGTTGCTGAAGCTCATCCTTAAGCCCACTTAGTTTTGAGTTAAATTTTTGCGCCTCAGCTTCCACCTTCGCGCGATATTCTCTTTCTGCCTGCAGTTTTTCCTGGGCCGTTAATTGAGTTTTCTTTAGTGTTTCTTGGTACTTTTTCTTCTCTTCCTCAAGAAGGGACTGGTGAGCCTGCTCCAACTGCTGGATCTTTGCCTGACTTTGAGCCTGAGCTGTTTCTACTTGTTTGATAAGTTGCTGGTTGCGCTGGGCCTGTTCAGCTATAGTGCCTTTCGCATCTTCAAGTTGCTGAGTTTTCTCTTGAAGAGCCATCTGCCGCGATTCCAGCTCTTGCCGCGCTTGCTCAAGCTTCTGCTTGCTTTCCTCTGTAATCGACTCAATTTGGGTCTTGAGTTCTTTTTCCTTCTGGGCTGCTGCGATTCTTGTCTGTTGCTCTCGTCGGCTGGTTTCTCTTAGCTTACTCACTGTTTTATCTAGTTCTTCACCGGTCACATTAAGCTCACGTTGCTTCTTTCTGAGAGCAAACTCTAACTCGTTTAGCTCCTTCACACGCTGGGATAGCTTTTTCTCCCGCACCTTGACATCTTTGGTCGAGTTCATATTAGCAGTAATTAAGTTCTTGATAGTTTCCTGATAGCGATTTAGCTTTTCAGTCTTCTGCATCTCTTCAGCCAGTTGCTTCTTAAGCTCTCTTTGTTTTTCAGTGCTCTTATCTCCGAGAAGATCTAACTGGGAAATGACATCGTCGTAGAGCTGCTTTTCAGCCTTAGTCGCTTCTTCATCGACATAGTTTTTTGAAATTCTTTCATAGACCCGAATTTGCTCCTGCAAGCGTCTTTGGTCTTCAACAAGATCAATCTGCTTTAGCTTTGCTGAATGACTCACTGTTCCGGTGCGAAAGCTTGCCACCACATAGAGAAGCAAAAACAGAAACGAGAGTGCCATGAACAAGTCACTATAGGAAGCCCAATGGCTCCCACCATCGTCTTGCTGTCGCCTGATTTTTTCATAATCAAAATTCATGAGATCACTTCAAAATAAAACTTTCTGGGACTCAGACTGGTTTCGGACTGAATATGAAAAATCTTAGACATCCCAGGTTAAAGAAAGTGCAAGTATTAGATCTTTCTTCACTGTTTTCGATGGGTTAGTTGTTTTACCCCATATCTAGAAAAACGCCCTGTTCTGAGGATCTGAAAGCAGAAAACTCACCAAGAATGGCCTTGATCAGGGGCAGAGAAGCCGGTATAAACATGGGCTCTAACTGACGTTTGGACCGTCGAAAGGAAATTTAGTCATGTCATTTCAGGATCTTAGAACGATCTCGTTCTACCAATACAAAAATATTTCGGAACCTCATAGCCTCCGCGAAGAGCTTTTTAGCACTTGGTCGGCCCTAGGAATTATTGGCCGCATCTATGTCAGCAGCGAAGGAATTAACGCCCAGCTGAGTGTACCAAACGAAAATTTTGCAGATTTTCAAAATCACGTGCACAGTATTTTTCCTAAAGTCCCGTTTAAAGTGGCACTTGAAGAGTCAGCTCTGCCTTTTAAGAAGCTCATCATCAAGGTTCGGGAAAAAATTGTCGCTGACGGGCTTAACGACGAAACGTTTGACGTCACCGATGTCGGTCGTCACTTGAGTGCTGATGAGTTCGATCACGCCCTTGAGCAAGACGAAACTATCGTCGTGGATATGCGAAATCATTATGAGTGCGAAGTAGGTCACTTTAAGAAGGCTTACTTGCCCAAGGCCCAAACCTTTCGCGAAGCACTTCCCGAGGTAGAGGAATATTTGCATGGTCAGGAAGACAAGAAGATCCTCCTCTATTGCACGGGTGGCATCCGTTGTGAGAAGGCGTCAGCCTATTTCAAGCACAAGGGCTTCAAAGATGTGAACCAGCTTCATGGTGGCATCATCGACTACGCCCGCCAGATCAATGAAGAGCAGAGGCAGAGCAACTTCATCGGCAAAAATTTTGTCTTTGATGATCGGCTTGGGGAATCGGTAACTGACGACGTGATTTCAAACTGCCACCAATGTGGTAACTCCTGCAACACCCACACAAACTGTCAGAATCCTGGATGTAACTTATTATTCATTCAATGCGGCAGCTGTAAGGACGATATTGGAAATTACTGCTCCTATCAGTGCCGAGACATCGTTCAGCTACCTCGCGAAGAACAAATTAAGATCCAACAGCGGCAGGACGAAAAAGGCTATAAATTCTATCGAAGTCGCCAAAAGCATGATCTCATGAGAATCGCCGCAGAGTATCGGGAAGCACAAACCAGATCACAAGACCTAGTGCCTCCAAGCCTACCTCAGTAGGCTACTCAAAAATCTTTTAGTTTTAAGTTTGGAAACCATATGCCCTATGCAGATAGGGTACTCACTTCAGAAACTGAGCCTCGTTCTGGCCACTGAAGTTTAAATGTGGTGCCCCTTGCACTAGTCTTCATCAGATGAAACTTTCCCCCTACCTGTCGCGCATCACATGCAACTGCATCCATTCCCACACCACGCCCGGAGAGATGGTCTACTGTGTCACGTGAAGAGAATCCTGGATGGCAGATCAAGTCGAGAATATCGTCGTTGGACCAGCGATTGAAGTGTTTGACTTGCAAACCTTTGCTGACAGCCTTTTTCCAAAGACTTTCCTTGTCGATCCCTCGACCATCATCTGATACGATAACTTCCCATTCACCACCTGAAAACTCAACTTTGACAGAAATATCACCTTGAATCGATTTATTTTTAGACGAGCGTTCCGTAGGACTCTCGATACCATGGTCCAAGGCATTTCTTAAAATATGTAAGATATTGTTCTTCATAAAACGAAAATCGGTTTCGTTCATCTTCCCGGGCTTCGAGACCCAATCAATGTTAATCTCTTTACCCAGTTCATCTGCTATCTGCGTCATGGAGCAGGAGACTTCTTGGGTAAATCCGTTCCATTTGTAGGACCACGAATTTTCTTCGCCTTGAGAGTCTGCGGCAGCAGTTTGCTGAAGAAAGTCACGGATGGCTTCAAGGGCTTTTTGCATTGAGCAAAGGTATGATTTCACGAGCATTGTGTCTTCGTCTGTTAATATATCACCTTGTCGGCTCTTTTCAAGAATCGACTCAGACTCATGACAGAGTTGATCCATAAAATCAAGACCCAAGGATCGTGAAGCACCTTTCACCGTGTGCAAGATTCGGAACGTCTCGTCTAGCTGATAACCACCTTTCACATGAGCGATAGCCTTAGCCATACTCATAGCATGCTCGTCAGCATAGCCGAGAAGAGATTGCTTTTTCCAGGGATCCGCAAGATGATCATGAATCTGAACAAGGCCCTCAACAGTCTGCCTTGCTCCAAAAATTTCCACATTTCTTAGAGCTTGCTCACCCGCTTCACTCCGAAAAGTTACGATAATTTTTTTAACCTTATCACCCTCAATGTAAGGGGCATAATTAAACTCATAGAGTCCGTTATGGTCCCCAAACGAGACCGGTAAATGGCGGGGGGACGATTTCATGATGTCGCCAAACTGTTCTGGCAGAAATAGATTGAATGCCGTCATCAGGCAGCCTTTGAGCTTCTCTAGTTCATGACCTGGTGATGTCACAACCTCTGAGAGAACTTCGATGAAAGCTTGCCCTTTGAGATCTTTTTGTTTGAGCAAAATTTTCGCACGATCAGAAACACCCTCTTGGATCGTTAAGGACTCATCAATGACCAGCAGGCCTTCGTGCACCAGTCGAACGATAGAGTTCAAGTACTGATTATCCGACTTCAATTGGTTTGTTTTCATTTGTTCGCGATCGTTTTGAAAGTTCTTAGCCTGCTGCATCTGGCTCGATCGAAGAGCAATATGATTAAATGCCATGGCCATCTGCTTAGTCTCAGCGGAGCGAGACTGAAAGCTGACGTTATCCTTGCCCTCGGCAAGAGCTATCAACGAATCTCTTAGGGCCTGAAATTCACCCATCATATACGAACTTAGAAGCTTTATCAGCATCCAGATGCCTAAAATTACAATGGCAAGAATCGCAAGGTTCTCCATCCACATATTGAGAGCCCGCTCTGACTCGATTCTGGAAAGATTGATCAAAATAACCTGATCCGTTCGACGGGACACCCCAACGATCCATGTATGTTCACCAACCTTAAGGGTCTTGACCTGAGGATCTTGCGTGCCCCCAAGCTTCTTTAAAGCATCGATTCCCTTTGCCAGTTGTGGATTCAATGTTCGCTCAGAGACCTTTTCACTAAGTGAGAAATGCTCCATGAATGGAGTTTTTAAATTTGGATTGGGGTTGCTTAAAGCTTGTATCACGTGAGTCGTCTGCTCAGAAAGAATGATCTGCCTCAGAGCGTGAAGCTGATAAACCGAGAGATAAGCCCAACACAGGCACGCCACCACAGTAAGCACCAGAAAGGATCTTAGTTTCATTGTTTTCCAAGCCCATTGTATTGTCCGAGTTTCTACTTAATTCATCGGAATCAGGGCAAAGAAATCTTATTAACACTAAACCTTCTATATTACATTAATATTATCGATACCTTAAAACGTTCAAAAAAAATATTATTTGCTATACGTAAGATTTGGAAGGGAGAATACGGCCAAAGGACTATTTCGTATCGTTATTTTTTAAGAACTTTTATCATCCCAATGCTGCTTTAAAAAAGCATGCCTACCAGAGCCAACCTTGTAATTCTGGTAGTGGAGCGGATTTTTCTCAGCGTAATTGCAGTGATATTCCTCCGCCTTGTAAAAAGCACTTGCCGGTTCAATTGCAACTCGAATGGGCTCCTTAAAGAGGCCACGGTCTGCCATCCTATTCCTACTTTTTTCAGCGAGCTGCTGCTGAACGTCATTATGGAAAAAAATTACAGGCCGGTATTGGTTGCCCCGATCAGCAAACTGCCCTCCGTCATCAGTTGGGTCTACATTTCGCCAGAAAACTTCGAGAAGGTCTTCATAGGTGCAAGGGGGCTCAAACGCAACTTGGACAATCTCCACATGGCCGGTACTCCCGCTACACACTTGCTCGTAACTAGGATTTGGCACCTCGCCCCCCATGTAACCTGGCACCGATGAGATGACACCATCAATCCTTAGAAAGGGAGGTTCCATACACCAGAAGCATCCTCCACCAAAGCTAGCTAGTTCCATTTTACTCTCCTTATGGGCCTGTTTTCATTTTTCAAATTTGATTCTGTCAATTTCCGTCAGCGAGATAGATCGAAAAAGTACTAGAGTTTAGCAGCTCAATTCCGAAGAACTCGTAAAAGGATCAATTTGCACCCTAGCGCGAGGTTCTCATGAAACATGCGGCAATCTTCTTAACCCTATTCCTTGAGCCACTATTGATGGCCCAAGAGCCGGTCAATGAAGACGCCGTTGCTATACTGGACCGTATTGATAGCCTCTACCTTTCAGAAACAGCAAGTTCCAAGATCAGACTATATGTGTTTCGCCCTGATTTTCAATGGAGTTACAACCTAGAGTGGTACTCAAGAGGGCGAAACAATGCTTTCGTCCGCATCAATTCACCTCTTGACTACCGGGGCCGCGCCATTCTGAAAGTAGGCAAAGAGATGTGGTTCTACAACCCTAAAGAGGATCGCGTTAGCCAAATGTCGAGAGCTGGAGCCCTCAGGCGATTCTTGCAATCAGAATTTAGCCGCGACGACTTTATGAAAATAAATAGGTTGTCAGAAGAATATAACGTCAATATGCGTCAGATGGAAACCACACTTCGTCTCACACTTACACCAAAAATGATCACCCCCATTGTGTGGGACAAGATTGTATTTGAAGTCGATCAGGAAACACTTAGCCCCTTAGAGAAGATCTATTTTAATGAGCGAGGGAGAATTTCCAAGAAACTAGTTTATTCCAAACCTGTCGAGATCAATGGAAAGATGGTCCCAACAGTTTTGGAGATGACAAGTTATCAGTTTAAAAATTACAGGTCCCGGATTGAGTATCTTGATCTTCAGCTAGACGGCCCCATAAAACCCCATATATTCTCTATGAAACACTTGAAAAATCTACTCTACGAAGAGCAATAACCGTTTCTATAAGTGAGACTACCAGGATCCTGTGCTTTCCATAGAAGCCCAAGGCTCCTTTGGCTCCAAGCTCCCACCTTTTTGAAGCAATTCGATGGAAATATCATCTGGGGACTTTACAAATGCCATGCGCCCATCCCGTGGCGGCCTAAGAATCGTAACACCGGCTTTTTGCAATCGATCGCAACTTTCGTAGATATCATCGACAGCAAACGCAAGATGACCAAAGTTTCTTGCATCACCATAATCTTCCGTAGAGTCCCAATTATAAGTCAATTCGACTTCTGGTTCGCCATCTTCAGTCGCAAGGTAGATCAAAGTGAAGCGCCCCTGCTCGCTTTCATACCGTCTGGTTTCTTTCAAGCCGAGATGGTCACAGTAAAAGGCAAGAGATTCCTCGATATTTCGGACTCGGACCATTGCATGTAAATATTTCAAGGCTACTCCATATCAATCGTTTAGCGATATCATGGTGTACCACGGTCAGAAAAATCCGCAAACTTGAGAATTTATGCGGCACAGCTGCTCAACCCTAAGAGTGGGCCGCTCCAAAAAGCTCATTGAGGCCGAATTCTTCAAGCTGATTCAGAATGTATGTGAATGCACTTGGTCGCTTCGGTTTCGCTATCAAGACCATCTTGGCTTGGTCCAGCGTATGATTGCCTTTTTTACGATTGCACTGTTCACAACAGCATACCGTATTTTCCCAGGTGTCGCCGCCACCCTTGGACTGCGGCACTACATGATCGATAGTTGCACTTTTGGCGTTGAGCTGCTTTGCGCAATACTGACATTGAAATCGATCTCGTTTAAAAACATTGATTCGTGAGTAAGGAGCCCCTTGATGAAGGCTCTTGATAACGCTGATATAGCGCTTGAGGCGAATGACCTTGGGTGCTGAAAAGGATCTTGAGACCGAACGAACCTTTGTCACATGAGACGAGATCATCTCAGCCTTCTCTTTCATCACCAGAGTTATTGCTCGCTGCCAAGTAACCACATCAATCGGTTCGTAGCTGGCGTTTAAGACCAAGGTACGCATAGGCAAACACTCCCGGTTTTTGATAAATTATACCGTTCAATCCCATCATTTTTAAAGAAAAATACGCGAGCCTGAATAAACAAGTCAGACCAGATTCCTAGGGCGGGCTCGAACCCAGCCTACGATGACTCAAAAGGGTGGGGATCCGATAAATCTAGAGTAAAGGAGGCTAACTCATTTCGTATAGGTAATCTTCTTTAGAGAGCTCCTATCAATAATTACCAGACATATAGATTGCTAAGGTCTCTTTATCGTCACCCAAACAAACACTGAATTCTCATTGGTTTTAGTACCTTAAAAATACTTCAAACACCTTTAAACGACGGTTTTTCAGGGAATTCGCGCACCTAGTTTTTTTTAAAGTATTTTCTGAGAGTTCTCGATATTGGCTTTAGATGGGTTACACACAGGGGATAGACTTATGACTTATGAGTTTCACTTAGAAAAGCCGCTTCCAAGCTTTGTAAAAGACACACTTAAGATTCTAGATAGCTCCGAAACTCAAGAGGACTATATCTATAAGATTCAATTCGAATCGACCTTAGAACACGAAGAGTTCTGCGAAATCGTCTATTCGATTCTCGATATTAACGGTTCCGAAGAAGCGGCCTGATATAGCAACGATCAATCCCTAGGATAGAGCGTCAAGCTGCCCTGTGATACCATCATATTTAGCAATATTTCTCTTCAGCAAGCCAGCCTCCACCATGTCGGCCCGCAGGCTTGCTCAAGCGACTATGACTGAGGGGACAAGATGAGACTCGCCATAGCCATTCTAGGCCTGGGCATTCTGTGTCTCACAGAATCATCATGCACCAAAAAGCAACATTCCGAGCAGAACGAAGCGGTTACTCTTCAGCAAGACGTAACCAACACTCTCTCGATGCAAGCTAAGCCCATTTCCTGGAAAGATTTGCTGGCAGTGGCCATTGGTAAATCAGATCCAGAGGCGAGCTTCGGTGATTTGGTCGGTATTCATAAAAGTGGGCGAATCGTCAGACTCTCTCTACCAAACTGTGTTAACTGCAAGATCCAAAACATCATTCCCGGGCCTTCTGGATTCCTGATCCAGGGTTTACTCAACCTAATCGACGACAGCAAGAATCTTGTTACGGCAACCGTTATCCACTGGAATGGAAAGGAAGTCAGTATCGTATCTGATCAAAAGGTTTCCAAAATCGACTTAAAAGACGGCCTTATCTCGCTTGAAGTGGCTCATGAGAATAAGCTGAAAACGGTAGACCTTTCGTCGAAACCTATATTTGAAGTCGGCTCAGACACTTGGCAGGACTTCGCAATTCAGGA includes:
- a CDS encoding VOC family protein, which encodes MKYLHAMVRVRNIEESLAFYCDHLGLKETRRYESEQGRFTLIYLATEDGEPEVELTYNWDSTEDYGDARNFGHLAFAVDDIYESCDRLQKAGVTILRPPRDGRMAFVKSPDDISIELLQKGGSLEPKEPWASMESTGSW
- a CDS encoding HNH endonuclease; translation: MRTLVLNASYEPIDVVTWQRAITLVMKEKAEMISSHVTKVRSVSRSFSAPKVIRLKRYISVIKSLHQGAPYSRINVFKRDRFQCQYCAKQLNAKSATIDHVVPQSKGGGDTWENTVCCCEQCNRKKGNHTLDQAKMVLIAKPKRPSAFTYILNQLEEFGLNELFGAAHS
- a CDS encoding ATP-binding protein translates to MKLRSFLVLTVVACLCWAYLSVYQLHALRQIILSEQTTHVIQALSNPNPNLKTPFMEHFSLSEKVSERTLNPQLAKGIDALKKLGGTQDPQVKTLKVGEHTWIVGVSRRTDQVILINLSRIESERALNMWMENLAILAIVILGIWMLIKLLSSYMMGEFQALRDSLIALAEGKDNVSFQSRSAETKQMAMAFNHIALRSSQMQQAKNFQNDREQMKTNQLKSDNQYLNSIVRLVHEGLLVIDESLTIQEGVSDRAKILLKQKDLKGQAFIEVLSEVVTSPGHELEKLKGCLMTAFNLFLPEQFGDIMKSSPRHLPVSFGDHNGLYEFNYAPYIEGDKVKKIIVTFRSEAGEQALRNVEIFGARQTVEGLVQIHDHLADPWKKQSLLGYADEHAMSMAKAIAHVKGGYQLDETFRILHTVKGASRSLGLDFMDQLCHESESILEKSRQGDILTDEDTMLVKSYLCSMQKALEAIRDFLQQTAAADSQGEENSWSYKWNGFTQEVSCSMTQIADELGKEINIDWVSKPGKMNETDFRFMKNNILHILRNALDHGIESPTERSSKNKSIQGDISVKVEFSGGEWEVIVSDDGRGIDKESLWKKAVSKGLQVKHFNRWSNDDILDLICHPGFSSRDTVDHLSGRGVGMDAVACDARQVGGKFHLMKTSARGTTFKLQWPERGSVSEVSTLSA
- the msrA gene encoding peptide-methionine (S)-S-oxide reductase MsrA, with product MELASFGGGCFWCMEPPFLRIDGVISSVPGYMGGEVPNPSYEQVCSGSTGHVEIVQVAFEPPCTYEDLLEVFWRNVDPTDDGGQFADRGNQYRPVIFFHNDVQQQLAEKSRNRMADRGLFKEPIRVAIEPASAFYKAEEYHCNYAEKNPLHYQNYKVGSGRHAFLKQHWDDKSS
- a CDS encoding outer membrane lipoprotein-sorting protein, which produces MKHAAIFLTLFLEPLLMAQEPVNEDAVAILDRIDSLYLSETASSKIRLYVFRPDFQWSYNLEWYSRGRNNAFVRINSPLDYRGRAILKVGKEMWFYNPKEDRVSQMSRAGALRRFLQSEFSRDDFMKINRLSEEYNVNMRQMETTLRLTLTPKMITPIVWDKIVFEVDQETLSPLEKIYFNERGRISKKLVYSKPVEINGKMVPTVLEMTSYQFKNYRSRIEYLDLQLDGPIKPHIFSMKHLKNLLYEEQ
- a CDS encoding rhodanese-related sulfurtransferase, giving the protein MSFQDLRTISFYQYKNISEPHSLREELFSTWSALGIIGRIYVSSEGINAQLSVPNENFADFQNHVHSIFPKVPFKVALEESALPFKKLIIKVREKIVADGLNDETFDVTDVGRHLSADEFDHALEQDETIVVDMRNHYECEVGHFKKAYLPKAQTFREALPEVEEYLHGQEDKKILLYCTGGIRCEKASAYFKHKGFKDVNQLHGGIIDYARQINEEQRQSNFIGKNFVFDDRLGESVTDDVISNCHQCGNSCNTHTNCQNPGCNLLFIQCGSCKDDIGNYCSYQCRDIVQLPREEQIKIQQRQDEKGYKFYRSRQKHDLMRIAAEYREAQTRSQDLVPPSLPQ